GCCAGGATCACGCTGACGATGAATTGCAGGAACGACGCACCGGAGGTGGAGAAAAAATTGATGACCAGCGAGCGACGTAGATCTGCCATGTGCGACGAATAGGAAAGTGGAACGTTACGCCGCGGCGCCGTTGATCAGGCCGAGGGCATGGCGCGTGGCCATTTCATAACGATTGTTATTGAAGCGCATCGATCCGATGAAGTGATAGAACGCGGTGTCGGCGGTCGCATCGTCCGGCGTGCCGTATTTCGGGAACGGCAGCGGGCGCGTGCCCGGCATGTTACTGATCAGGTAGTTCGAGGTCACCTGCTCGGTACCCCAGCGTTTCCAGCCCTCGCCCAGCTTGGCGGTCATGCGGCGCGAATAATCGGTCATGGTGTCGCGCATGCCGCTACCGCGCGGAAAACCCGTGAACCCCGAGCACCCGCGGATGTAGCGCGCCGTGTCCGGCAGACCCGCATGCACCATGTTGAATTCGGCCAGCGCCTGGATGTGGGGAGACGACTCGCCCATCCACTGCTTGGCGTTTTCGTGGGTCGCCTGCAGCGTGCGCGCCGGCGCGTCCGCCATTTCGCTGATCACGAAGCCGGCGTTGGCGCGCACCGCATCCAGCACTTCCGGAATCGCATGCACGGTCACCGTGTCGGCGTCGAGCTGGATCACGTAGCTTTCTTCGGCGTAGCCGCTGATGGCGAACAGGCGTTCCCAGGTGCCGCCGCGCGGGATGTCCTGGTGGGTGAACTCGTGCGCGTCGCGCAGCTCGATGTGCGGCACGTGGCGCTTGAACATGGCGCGGTCTTCCTGGTCGATCGACGGATCGCAGACGACCACGACGCGTGCCGGATTGACGAAGTGGGCGAACGACTTCAATGCCACCAGGTAAGGAGCGACGTCGCGCTTCTGCACCATCGACAGCAGGATGAAAGGCAGGGTGCCGCGCGCGAGCGGACGCGTCGCCAGGACGCGGCGCGCGACGCGGTTGTATTTCCATCGGAAATAGTCTCGCTCGGCGCGATACCTAATCCTGTGAACTAACGACATCCTGAATGACTCCCTATCACGATCCGTGTTGCGCTGTGTCGATCGCCACATCGAACGATGCAAGCTTGGCTACAATTTGCTGTAACTCATTATTATATGCTGCAAGATGCAGCACACGAATACATTGTTTCTTTCTTGTAGTCAAAATCGAGGGATTTTGTCAAACATTCGCTGAAGAAACGTTCCCTTGGTAGTAGCTCAGCGTAGCCAAAGCACGCAGGTATAATGACCCGACCGTGCCCTTTTCATGAAGACCGAACCATGTATCTCGAAGAAGTAAAAACGATCCTGATTGACGTGCTGGGCCTGGGCGAGGCCGGCCGCGCCCTGGAGGCGGATTCGCCTTTGCTGGGCAGCCTGCCGGAACTCGATTCGATGGCGGTGGTCACCCTGATCGGCGCGCTCGAGACGCATTTCGACATCGAGATCGGCGACGACGACCTCAGCGCCAGCACCTTCGCCACGCTGGGCAGCCTGGCCGCCTTCGTCGCCGAAAAACAGGCCGGATGAGCAGCGCGCCGGTGCGCCCCGCTGCGCAGGCCGAGCCGTTCTTCCTGGACGGCGCACCGGGCCGGCGCTTCTGCCTGTTCCACCCGCCCGCCGGCACCTGCCGCGGCGCGCTGCTGTACGTGCACCCGTTTGCCGAGGAAATGAACCGCTCGCGCCGCATGGCGGCGCTGCAGGCGCGTGCGCTGGCGCAGCAAGGCTACGGCGTGCTGCAGATCGACCTGTATGGCTGCGGCGACAGCAGCGGCGACTTCGGCGATGCGCGCTGGGACATCTGGAAGGATGACCTGGCGCGCGGCGCCGCCTGGCTGGCGGCGCACTGCGGCCAGCCCTTGACCCTGTGGGGCCTGCGCCTGGGCGCCCTGCTGGCGCTCGACTATGCGCGCGCCGCGGCGCATCCGGTCGCGCACCCCATCGCGCACCCTATCACTTCCATGCTGCTGTGGCAGCCGGTCACCAAGGGCACGTCCTACCTGACCCAGTTCCTACGCCTGCGCCTGGCCGGCGAATTGCTTGACAGTGGCGCCGCGCAGGGCGGCACCGATGCCTTGCGCCAGGCGCTGCGCGCCGGGGAAACGGTCGAGATCGCCGGCTACGACCTGGCGCCGCAACTGGCGGCCGCCCTCGACGGCCTGCCCGCGCTCGAAGCAATGGCGCCGTCCTGCCCAGTGCATTGGTTCGAGGCCGTGAGCGCCGCCGGCGGCGCATCTGCGACCGGTGGCGCCGGCGGTGCGCTGCCGGCCGGCGCCGCGCGCGTTGCCGCGGCCTGGCGC
The genomic region above belongs to Massilia forsythiae and contains:
- a CDS encoding hydrolase 2, exosortase A system-associated, which codes for MSSAPVRPAAQAEPFFLDGAPGRRFCLFHPPAGTCRGALLYVHPFAEEMNRSRRMAALQARALAQQGYGVLQIDLYGCGDSSGDFGDARWDIWKDDLARGAAWLAAHCGQPLTLWGLRLGALLALDYARAAAHPVAHPIAHPITSMLLWQPVTKGTSYLTQFLRLRLAGELLDSGAAQGGTDALRQALRAGETVEIAGYDLAPQLAAALDGLPALEAMAPSCPVHWFEAVSAAGGASATGGAGGALPAGAARVAAAWRERGVDLHLHALPGAPFWATPETTVNADWLAATCAAMERRETEQHDGV
- a CDS encoding acyl carrier protein, translated to MYLEEVKTILIDVLGLGEAGRALEADSPLLGSLPELDSMAVVTLIGALETHFDIEIGDDDLSASTFATLGSLAAFVAEKQAG